The DNA window TCACGCGGGCCGTCGAGGAGATTCGCCGCGCACAGACCGTCGAGATGCCCTGAACCTGGCACGGTGGTGACGCAGGGGGGACACCGCCGGGCGCTGGGATCACATCCTGGTGGAATCATTCGGGCCGGGAGCCCGTTGCAGCGAACATGCGAGCAATCACTTATGACCACTTCGGCGGCTCCGATGTGCTGGCGCTGAGCGACCTTCCGAAGCCCAAGGTCGGGCCCGACTCCGTGCTGGTGCGCGTCCGCGCGTCGAGTGTCAACCCCGTGGACTGGAAGCTACGCCAGGGTTACCTCGCCGAGATCATGGATACCGTGTTCCCGGTGGTGCCGGGATGGGACGTTGCCGGGGTCGTAGAGCAAATCGGTTTGGACACAGACGAATTCGAGGTTGGCGACGAGGTGTTCGGCTACGTCCGCAAGGACGTGGTCGGCGGAGAGGTGGCCGGCGGCACGCTGGCCGAGTTCGTCGCCGCGCCGGTGCGCACACTCGCGCACAAACCCGACGCCTGGTCCTTCGAGGAGGCTGCGGCCGTCCCACTCGCGGGACTGACGGCATACCAGACAATTCATCGGGCCGGTCTCTGGTCCGGTCAGAGTGTCTTGGTCCACGCTGCGGCAGGTGGTGTCGGCTCGTTTGCGGTGCAGATCGCGCGATCGGTTGGCGCCCGCGTGATCGGCACGGCGTCGGAAGCCAATCACGACTATCTGCGGCGGTTGGGCGCCGAGCCGGTGACCTACGGGGAGGGCTTGGCCGAGCGGGTACGTGCGCTGGAACCCGAGGGTGTGGACGTCGTTCTCGACTATGTGGGCGGTGACGCCCTGGATTCGGTGCCGGACGTGCTGCGTGCGGGCGGCACGGTGGCCTCCATCACCGATGCCCGTGCGCGCGATGAGTTCGGCGGACAGTACGTCTGGGTCCGGCCCAGCGCCACAGACCTCGCCGAACTCGCCCGGCTGGGTCAGACGGGTGAACTGAAGCCCGAGATCGCCGAGGTGTTCGATCTGGCCGACGCCGCTGCCGCGCACGAACGCAGCGAGGCCGGCCACGTGCGCGGCAAGATCGTCATTCGCGTGTGAGAGCGAAGGGCCGGTGCGCCTGTCGTCGCACACCAGCCCTCCGGGTCTCTCGACCCACCGCGTGTCGTCGCCAAATGGCCCGAGTCGGCTAATCCTGTTCGGCGCGTTGACGTTCCTCGTCGACCCGAGCCTCGGCCCGGGCCTTCTCGGCTTCGGCTTCCTTCTCGGCGGCGGTGCGCTGGGACTCGGCCTTGTCTTGTTGTGCTTGGCCTTCGCGCGTCATCGAATCCTGGCCGGTGACAGCGCCGACGGCTTCCTTGGCCTTGCCCTTGACATCTTCGACGACGCCCTTGATTCCCTCGGCGGGGCCGCTGTTC is part of the Gordonia bronchialis DSM 43247 genome and encodes:
- the mbp1 gene encoding microaggregate-binding protein 1, encoding MSENSGPAEGIKGVVEDVKGKAKEAVGAVTGQDSMTREGQAQQDKAESQRTAAEKEAEAEKARAEARVDEERQRAEQD
- a CDS encoding NADP-dependent oxidoreductase — its product is MRAITYDHFGGSDVLALSDLPKPKVGPDSVLVRVRASSVNPVDWKLRQGYLAEIMDTVFPVVPGWDVAGVVEQIGLDTDEFEVGDEVFGYVRKDVVGGEVAGGTLAEFVAAPVRTLAHKPDAWSFEEAAAVPLAGLTAYQTIHRAGLWSGQSVLVHAAAGGVGSFAVQIARSVGARVIGTASEANHDYLRRLGAEPVTYGEGLAERVRALEPEGVDVVLDYVGGDALDSVPDVLRAGGTVASITDARARDEFGGQYVWVRPSATDLAELARLGQTGELKPEIAEVFDLADAAAAHERSEAGHVRGKIVIRV